One Pseudonocardia sediminis DNA window includes the following coding sequences:
- a CDS encoding thioredoxin domain-containing protein has translation MSNRLASATSPYLLQHADNPVDWWEWSPEAFAAARERGVPVLLSVGYAACHWCHVMAHESFEDPATAEQVNREYVAIKVDREERPDIDAVYMAATQAMTGQGGWPMTCFLTPDGEPFQCGTYYPLQPRHGMPSFRQVLDAVTTAWTQDGDRIRSAAGDIAEKLAAQAAASPEPATIGDERLDAAVQILAGEFDPENAGFGGAPKFPPSMVLEFLLRHHERTGFGPALDLASRTCEAMARGGMYDQLAGGFARYSVDAGWVVPHFEKMLYDNAQLLRAYAHLARRTGSPLAHRVTVATAEFLMRDLRTPEGGFASALDADTDGVEGLTYAWTPDQLREVLGDDDGAWAADLLGVTAAGTFEHGSSTLQLLRDPDDPPRWERIRAALLAARDTRPQPARDDKVVTAWNAMAVLALAEAGGALGRPDWVHEAGRTADLLLSSHVVDGRLRRSSRDGVVGAAAGVLDDHALLVEALLALHQATGDPARLSAAEDLLATTLEHFADPERPGVYLDTADDAEELLHRPREITDNATPAGASSLVNALLTASVLTTPERSSDYRDAAETALSTIGAVLPRAARFTGHWLTAAEAMEAGPLQVAVVGDSAALLDRARRDAPGGTVVVGGEPGTAGVPLLDGRGLVDGVPAAYVCRGFVCDRPVTDPDELAALLRPA, from the coding sequence ATGTCCAACCGGCTCGCCTCGGCCACCAGCCCGTACCTGCTCCAGCACGCCGACAACCCCGTCGACTGGTGGGAGTGGTCGCCCGAGGCGTTCGCCGCCGCCCGTGAACGCGGCGTCCCGGTCCTGCTCTCGGTCGGCTACGCGGCCTGTCACTGGTGCCACGTGATGGCGCACGAGTCGTTCGAGGACCCGGCGACGGCCGAGCAGGTCAACCGCGAGTACGTGGCGATCAAGGTCGACCGCGAGGAGCGCCCGGACATCGACGCCGTCTACATGGCGGCGACGCAGGCGATGACCGGCCAGGGCGGCTGGCCGATGACGTGCTTCCTCACCCCGGACGGAGAGCCGTTCCAGTGCGGGACCTACTACCCGCTGCAGCCCCGGCACGGGATGCCCTCGTTCCGGCAGGTGCTCGACGCCGTCACGACGGCATGGACGCAGGACGGCGACCGCATCCGCTCCGCCGCGGGCGACATCGCCGAGAAGCTGGCCGCGCAGGCCGCCGCGTCGCCGGAGCCGGCGACGATCGGGGACGAGCGGCTCGACGCCGCGGTGCAGATCCTGGCCGGCGAGTTCGACCCGGAGAACGCCGGGTTCGGGGGCGCGCCGAAGTTCCCGCCGTCGATGGTGCTGGAGTTCCTGCTGCGCCACCACGAGCGCACCGGGTTCGGGCCCGCCCTCGACCTGGCGTCGCGGACCTGCGAGGCGATGGCCCGCGGCGGGATGTACGACCAGCTCGCCGGCGGGTTCGCGCGCTACAGCGTCGACGCCGGCTGGGTGGTGCCGCACTTCGAGAAGATGCTCTACGACAACGCCCAGCTGCTGCGCGCCTACGCCCACCTCGCCCGTCGCACCGGCTCGCCGCTGGCGCACCGGGTCACCGTCGCGACGGCGGAGTTCCTGATGCGCGACCTGCGCACGCCCGAGGGCGGGTTCGCCTCCGCGCTCGACGCCGACACCGACGGCGTCGAGGGCCTGACCTACGCCTGGACGCCGGACCAGCTGCGCGAGGTCCTCGGCGACGACGACGGCGCCTGGGCCGCGGACCTGCTCGGCGTCACCGCCGCGGGCACGTTCGAGCACGGCAGCTCCACCCTGCAGCTGCTGCGTGACCCGGACGACCCGCCGCGCTGGGAGCGGATCCGCGCCGCGCTGCTCGCCGCCCGCGACACCCGCCCGCAGCCCGCCCGTGACGACAAGGTCGTCACCGCCTGGAACGCGATGGCCGTGCTCGCCCTGGCCGAGGCCGGCGGCGCCCTCGGACGCCCGGACTGGGTGCACGAGGCGGGGCGCACCGCCGACCTGCTGCTCTCGAGCCACGTCGTCGACGGCCGGTTGCGGCGCTCGTCGCGCGACGGGGTGGTGGGTGCCGCCGCCGGCGTGCTCGACGACCACGCCCTGCTCGTCGAGGCCCTGCTGGCGCTGCACCAGGCGACGGGGGACCCGGCGCGCCTGTCCGCCGCCGAGGACCTGCTCGCCACCACGCTGGAGCATTTCGCCGACCCGGAGCGGCCGGGTGTCTACCTCGACACCGCCGACGACGCCGAGGAGCTCCTGCACCGCCCGCGGGAGATCACCGACAACGCGACCCCGGCCGGCGCGTCGTCACTGGTCAACGCGCTGCTGACGGCGTCGGTGCTGACCACTCCGGAGCGCTCGTCGGACTACCGCGACGCCGCCGAGACCGCGCTCAGCACGATCGGTGCGGTGTTGCCGCGAGCGGCGCGGTTCACCGGGCACTGGCTCACCGCGGCCGAGGCGATGGAGGCGGGACCGCTGCAGGTCGCCGTCGTCGGGGACTCGGCGGCGCTGCTCGACCGCGCGCGTCGGGACGCGCCCGGCGGCACCGTCGTCGTGGGCGGGGAGCCGGGGACGGCCGGGGTCCCGCTGCTCGACGGGCGGGGGCTGGTCGACGGTGTCCCCGCCGCCTACGTGTGCCGGGGGTTCGTCTGCGACCGCCCGGTGACCGACCCGGACGAGCTCGCCGCCCTCTTGCGTCCCGCCTGA
- the mca gene encoding mycothiol conjugate amidase Mca — protein MTPTDVLAPGERPRLMTVHAHPDDESSKGAATSARYVAEGHDVMVVTCTGGEAGSILNPAMDRPDVIANMGEVRRAEMARAAEILGVAHRWLGFIDSGLPEGDPKPPLPEGCFALGDLEEQTEALVRVIREFRPHVLITYDENGGYPHPDHIRTHEVSMAAWEASNDPERFPDAGAPWQPLKLYYGHGFSRARILAFHEAILESGAESPYEEWLANWNSDRPDPGTRVTTKVPCAEFFPQRDDALRAHATQIDPTSRWFHTPLDMQARVWPTEDYELVTSLVETTLPEDDLFAGIRELAEQRRAG, from the coding sequence ATGACCCCGACCGACGTCCTCGCCCCCGGTGAGCGGCCCCGTCTGATGACGGTGCACGCGCACCCGGACGACGAGTCCAGCAAGGGTGCGGCCACGAGCGCCCGCTACGTCGCCGAGGGCCACGACGTCATGGTCGTGACCTGCACCGGCGGTGAGGCCGGCAGCATCCTGAACCCGGCCATGGACCGGCCCGACGTGATCGCGAACATGGGCGAGGTCCGCCGCGCCGAGATGGCCCGCGCCGCCGAGATCCTCGGTGTGGCGCACCGCTGGCTGGGCTTCATCGACTCCGGGCTGCCCGAGGGCGACCCCAAGCCGCCGCTGCCGGAGGGCTGCTTCGCGCTCGGCGACCTCGAGGAGCAGACCGAGGCGCTGGTCCGGGTGATCCGCGAGTTCCGCCCGCACGTCCTGATCACCTACGACGAGAACGGCGGCTACCCGCACCCGGACCACATCCGCACCCACGAGGTGTCGATGGCGGCCTGGGAGGCGTCGAACGACCCGGAGCGCTTCCCCGACGCCGGTGCGCCGTGGCAGCCGCTGAAGCTCTACTACGGCCACGGGTTCTCCCGCGCCCGGATCCTCGCGTTCCACGAGGCGATCCTGGAGTCCGGGGCGGAGTCGCCCTACGAGGAGTGGCTGGCGAACTGGAACTCCGACCGTCCGGACCCGGGTACGCGCGTCACGACGAAGGTGCCCTGCGCGGAGTTCTTCCCCCAGCGCGACGACGCGCTCCGGGCGCACGCCACCCAGATCGACCCGACCAGCCGCTGGTTCCACACGCCGCTGGACATGCAGGCCCGTGTCTGGCCGACCGAGGACTACGAGCTGGTGACGTCGCTGGTGGAGACCACGCTCCCGGAGGACGATCTGTTCGCCGGCATCCGCGAGCTCGCCGAGCAGCGCCGCGCGGGCTGA
- a CDS encoding PhoH family protein, whose product MLLSDPWSLLRFDEHQVVLPLVVISELEAKRHHPELGWFARTALRQLDELRVKYGRLDAPIPIGESGGSLHVELNHSDPMVLPAGFRTDSNDSRILACALNLRADPTVHGEVVLVTKDMPLRVKAAAVGLDADEYHGQDVLSSGWTGMADIEVTPDDVDTLFRDGVIDHDAARDLPCNTGLRLVGASSALGRVTADKRVKLVRGDREAFGLHGRSAEQRVALDLLLDNEVGIVSMGGRAGTGKSALALCAGLEAVLERQQHRRIVVFRPLYAVGGQDLGYLPGSESEKMGPWAQAVFDTLGAVVSQDVIDEIVARGLLEVLPLTHIRGRSLHDTFVIVDEAQSLERNVLLTVLSRLGAASRVVLTHDVAQRDNLRVGRHDGIAAVIEKLKGHPLFAHVTLTRSERSPIAALVTEMLEGPNS is encoded by the coding sequence GTGCTGTTGTCCGACCCGTGGTCGTTGCTGCGGTTCGACGAGCACCAGGTCGTCCTTCCCCTGGTCGTGATCTCCGAGCTGGAGGCCAAGCGCCACCACCCCGAACTCGGCTGGTTCGCCCGCACCGCGTTGCGCCAGCTCGACGAGCTGCGCGTGAAGTACGGACGCCTGGACGCGCCGATCCCGATCGGCGAGTCCGGCGGGTCCCTGCACGTCGAGCTCAACCACTCGGACCCGATGGTGCTCCCGGCCGGTTTCCGGACCGACTCCAACGACAGCCGGATCCTGGCCTGCGCGCTCAACCTTCGGGCCGACCCGACCGTCCACGGCGAGGTCGTGCTCGTCACCAAGGACATGCCGCTGCGGGTCAAGGCCGCGGCCGTGGGTCTGGACGCCGACGAGTACCACGGCCAGGACGTCCTGTCCTCGGGCTGGACCGGCATGGCCGACATCGAGGTCACCCCCGACGACGTGGACACCCTGTTCCGGGACGGCGTGATCGACCACGACGCCGCCCGTGACCTGCCCTGCAACACCGGCCTGCGGCTGGTGGGGGCGTCGTCGGCGCTGGGGCGGGTGACCGCGGACAAGCGGGTCAAGCTCGTCCGCGGCGACCGGGAGGCGTTCGGCCTGCACGGCCGCTCTGCGGAGCAACGGGTGGCGCTGGACCTGCTGCTCGACAACGAGGTCGGCATCGTCTCGATGGGTGGCCGCGCCGGTACCGGCAAGTCGGCGCTCGCGCTGTGCGCCGGGCTGGAGGCGGTGCTCGAACGCCAGCAGCACCGCCGGATCGTGGTGTTCCGCCCGCTCTACGCGGTCGGTGGCCAGGACCTCGGCTATCTGCCGGGCAGCGAGAGCGAGAAGATGGGGCCCTGGGCGCAGGCGGTGTTCGACACCCTCGGCGCGGTGGTCAGCCAGGACGTGATCGACGAGATCGTCGCGCGCGGCCTGCTCGAGGTCCTGCCGCTCACCCACATCCGCGGCCGGTCGCTGCACGACACGTTCGTCATCGTCGACGAGGCGCAGTCGCTGGAGCGCAACGTGCTGCTCACGGTGCTCTCCCGGCTCGGTGCCGCGTCGCGGGTGGTGCTCACCCACGATGTCGCGCAGCGGGACAACCTGCGGGTCGGCCGGCACGACGGCATCGCGGCGGTGATCGAGAAGCTCAAGGGTCACCCGCTGTTCGCCCACGTCACGCTGACCCGCAGCGAGCGCAGCCCGATCGCCGCGCTGGTGACCGAGATGCTGGAGGGCCCGAACTCCTGA
- a CDS encoding cystathionine gamma-synthase: protein MQGFSTRAIHAGQEPDPTTGAVIGPIHTSSTFAQDGVGGTRGGYEYSRSANPTRTALQECLASLEGGRHAHAFGSGMGATDTLLRILLRPGDHLVIPHDAYGGTFRLVDKVLSGWGVEYTAVDLGDLDALRAALRPTTKVVWCETPTNPLLGIADIAGLAEVAHSGDARLVVDNTFASPYLQTPLALGADVVLHSTTKYIGGHSDVVGGALVTSDDELADRISFTQNSVGSVPGPFDAYLTLRGAKTLAVRMERHSDNAERVAELLAAHPAVSTVLYPGLPEHPGHEVAAKQMRRFGGMVSFLAAGGREAALTICASTKLFTLAESLGGVESLIEHPGQMTHASVAGSMLEVPDSLVRLSVGIEDVDDLLDDLRSALDAASA, encoded by the coding sequence ATGCAGGGTTTCTCCACGCGCGCCATCCACGCCGGCCAGGAGCCGGACCCGACGACCGGTGCGGTCATCGGACCGATCCACACCAGCTCGACGTTCGCCCAGGACGGCGTCGGCGGCACCCGCGGCGGGTACGAGTACTCGCGCAGTGCCAACCCGACCCGGACGGCCCTGCAGGAGTGTCTGGCCTCGCTGGAGGGCGGTCGGCATGCGCACGCGTTCGGCTCCGGCATGGGCGCCACCGACACGCTGCTGCGGATCCTGCTGCGCCCGGGCGACCACCTCGTCATCCCGCACGACGCCTACGGCGGCACGTTCCGGCTGGTGGACAAGGTCCTCTCCGGGTGGGGCGTGGAGTACACCGCCGTCGACCTCGGTGACCTCGACGCGCTGCGCGCCGCGCTGCGCCCGACCACGAAGGTCGTCTGGTGCGAGACGCCGACGAACCCGCTGCTGGGCATCGCCGACATCGCGGGCCTCGCCGAGGTCGCCCACTCCGGCGACGCCCGCCTCGTCGTCGACAACACGTTCGCCTCGCCGTACCTGCAGACCCCTCTCGCGCTCGGCGCGGACGTCGTCCTGCACTCGACGACGAAGTACATCGGCGGGCACTCCGATGTCGTCGGCGGTGCGCTGGTGACCTCGGACGACGAGCTGGCCGACCGGATCTCCTTCACCCAGAACTCGGTCGGATCGGTCCCCGGACCGTTCGACGCCTACCTGACGCTGCGCGGGGCCAAGACCCTCGCCGTGCGGATGGAGCGCCACAGCGACAACGCCGAGCGCGTCGCCGAGCTGCTGGCCGCGCACCCGGCCGTGAGCACCGTGCTCTACCCGGGCCTGCCCGAGCACCCGGGGCACGAGGTCGCGGCCAAGCAGATGCGCCGCTTCGGCGGGATGGTCTCGTTCCTGGCCGCGGGCGGGCGCGAGGCGGCCCTGACGATCTGCGCGTCGACGAAGCTGTTCACCCTGGCCGAGTCGCTCGGCGGGGTGGAGTCGCTGATCGAACACCCGGGCCAGATGACGCACGCGTCGGTGGCCGGGTCGATGCTCGAGGTCCCGGACTCGCTCGTCCGGCTCTCGGTCGGGATCGAGGACGTCGACGACCTGCTCGACGACCTGCGCTCGGCCCTGGACGCCGCGAGCGCCTGA
- a CDS encoding isoprenyl transferase: MAVRDLLYSVYERRILRQLHGAESPRHVALILDGNRRWARDAGLVDVNDGHRAGAAKIADLLGWCSEAGVEIVTIFLLSTDNLTRSPRELEPLLEIIGGVVDDLSGPETPWRLRVVGAMELLPAELAERLAAAVTRTSDRRGLQLNVAVGYGGRQEIADAVRKMLLTAVEAGRTIEELAETLDVDHIAEHLYTSGQPDPDLVIRTSGEQRLSGFLLWQSAHSEFWFCEAYWPEFRRVDFLRALRNFAARHRRFGN; this comes from the coding sequence GTGGCCGTTCGTGACCTGCTCTATTCGGTGTACGAGCGCAGGATCCTGCGTCAGCTCCACGGCGCGGAGAGCCCGCGGCACGTCGCGCTGATCCTCGACGGGAACCGGCGCTGGGCGCGCGACGCCGGGCTGGTGGACGTCAACGACGGCCACCGCGCCGGCGCCGCCAAGATCGCCGACCTGCTCGGCTGGTGTTCCGAGGCCGGGGTGGAGATCGTGACGATCTTCCTGCTCTCGACGGACAACCTGACGCGCTCACCCCGTGAGCTCGAGCCGTTGCTGGAGATCATCGGGGGCGTCGTCGACGACCTGTCCGGCCCGGAGACCCCGTGGCGGCTCCGGGTGGTCGGGGCGATGGAGCTGCTCCCGGCGGAGCTGGCCGAGCGGTTGGCAGCGGCCGTGACGCGGACGTCGGACCGTCGCGGGCTCCAGCTCAACGTGGCGGTCGGCTACGGCGGCCGGCAGGAGATCGCGGACGCGGTGCGCAAGATGCTGCTGACCGCGGTCGAGGCCGGGCGGACGATCGAGGAGCTCGCCGAGACCCTCGACGTGGACCACATCGCGGAGCACCTCTACACGTCCGGCCAGCCGGACCCGGACCTCGTCATCCGGACCAGTGGCGAGCAGCGCCTGTCCGGGTTCCTGCTCTGGCAGTCGGCGCACTCGGAGTTCTGGTTCTGCGAGGCCTACTGGCCGGAGTTCCGACGGGTCGACTTCCTGCGTGCGTTGCGCAACTTCGCGGCCCGCCACCGACGTTTCGGAAACTGA
- the greA gene encoding transcription elongation factor GreA yields the protein MTDTQATWLTQEAYDRLKSELDGLIANRPVIAAEINARREEGDLKENGGYHAAREDQGQQEARIRQLQELLRTAQVGTAPSSNDQASPGTVLTIRYDDDDSEKVLLGSREEGSHGDLQVVSPNSPLGAALLGAKPGETREYQLPDGGNMKVSLVAVEPFTG from the coding sequence GTGACGGATACCCAGGCGACCTGGTTGACCCAGGAGGCCTACGACCGGCTCAAGTCCGAGCTGGACGGGCTCATCGCGAACCGGCCCGTCATCGCCGCCGAGATCAACGCCCGGCGCGAGGAGGGCGACCTGAAGGAGAACGGTGGCTACCACGCCGCCCGCGAGGACCAGGGCCAGCAGGAGGCCCGGATCCGCCAGCTGCAGGAGCTGCTGCGCACCGCCCAGGTCGGCACCGCCCCGAGCAGCAACGACCAGGCATCCCCCGGCACCGTGCTGACGATCCGTTACGACGACGACGACAGCGAGAAGGTCCTGCTCGGCTCCCGCGAGGAGGGCAGCCACGGCGACCTGCAGGTCGTCTCGCCGAACTCCCCGCTCGGAGCGGCCCTGCTCGGCGCCAAGCCGGGCGAGACCCGCGAGTACCAGCTGCCCGACGGCGGCAACATGAAGGTCAGCCTGGTCGCGGTGGAGCCGTTCACCGGCTGA
- the trhA gene encoding PAQR family membrane homeostasis protein, whose amino-acid sequence MTTTAVAAPPKPRMRGWLHLWSLVASVFACATLVSVAGALVGTSAALATAVYSLTTFGLFGVSALYHRRTWVQVRHRTVMKRLDHSMIFLFIAGTYTPVSVLALAPETATWVLIVVWAGALGGVALKLAWPHGPAWVGVPIYIALGWVAVFVLPDLMRNGGVAALVLLLAGGVLYTVGGVMYALKRPNPWPATFGYHEFFHAATVLAWLCHHVAVWLVLFAA is encoded by the coding sequence GTGACCACGACGGCCGTCGCAGCGCCCCCGAAGCCCCGCATGCGGGGATGGCTGCACCTGTGGAGCCTCGTCGCATCCGTCTTCGCGTGCGCGACCCTGGTCAGTGTCGCCGGCGCGCTGGTCGGCACGTCGGCGGCGCTGGCCACCGCGGTCTACAGCCTCACCACGTTCGGCCTGTTCGGCGTCAGCGCGCTCTACCACCGCCGGACGTGGGTCCAGGTGCGCCACCGCACCGTGATGAAGCGCCTCGACCACTCGATGATCTTCCTGTTCATCGCGGGCACCTACACGCCGGTCTCGGTGCTCGCGCTCGCGCCGGAGACCGCCACCTGGGTCCTGATCGTGGTCTGGGCCGGTGCGCTGGGCGGGGTAGCCCTCAAGCTCGCCTGGCCGCACGGCCCGGCCTGGGTCGGTGTCCCGATCTACATCGCGCTCGGCTGGGTGGCCGTGTTCGTCCTGCCCGACCTGATGCGCAACGGGGGCGTCGCCGCGCTGGTCCTGCTGCTCGCCGGCGGCGTGCTCTACACCGTCGGCGGCGTCATGTACGCCCTCAAGCGCCCGAACCCGTGGCCCGCCACGTTCGGGTACCACGAGTTCTTCCACGCCGCGACGGTGCTGGCCTGGCTCTGCCACCACGTCGCGGTGTGGCTGGTCCTGTTCGCGGCATAG
- the ilvA gene encoding threonine ammonia-lyase: MPATPVGLADIEAARSLLEGVVRVTPIAGARALGELTGTPVWLKCENLQRTGSFKIRGGYTRIARLTAAEREHGVVAASAGNHAQGVALAARLLGVSATVFMPERAALPKVDATRGYGAVVHLRGETVDDAVAEATAFARETGAVFVHPFDHPDIIAGQGTVGLEILEQVPDVATVLVAAGGGGLLGGVAAAIRARRPDVRIVGVQAAGAAAWPASLAAGEPVAVTGMRTIADGIAVGRPGDTTFSQVSSLIDELVTVGEDALSRALVHCLERAKMVVEPAGVAPVAALLEEPARWPGPIVAVLSGGNVDPLVMLQVIQRGLVAASRYLTLRVQVPDRPGSLASLLARVGGLGANVTDVAHSRVSGPIPVGEVDVEISLETRGAEHCDRIVAELEAAGDVVTVTGGGRPGTGTGPAENGRARDGRS, encoded by the coding sequence GTGCCGGCGACCCCGGTCGGCCTGGCCGACATCGAGGCCGCGCGGTCGTTGCTCGAGGGCGTCGTGAGGGTCACGCCGATCGCCGGCGCGCGGGCGCTCGGCGAGCTGACGGGCACCCCGGTGTGGCTCAAGTGCGAGAACCTGCAGCGCACCGGCTCGTTCAAGATCCGCGGCGGGTACACCCGGATCGCCCGGCTCACCGCCGCCGAGCGGGAGCACGGGGTGGTCGCGGCGAGCGCCGGCAACCACGCCCAGGGCGTCGCGCTGGCCGCGCGGCTGCTCGGGGTGAGCGCGACGGTGTTCATGCCCGAGCGCGCGGCCCTGCCGAAGGTCGACGCGACCCGCGGCTACGGCGCGGTGGTGCACCTGCGCGGCGAGACCGTGGACGACGCCGTCGCCGAGGCCACCGCGTTCGCCCGGGAGACCGGTGCGGTGTTCGTGCACCCGTTCGACCACCCGGACATCATCGCCGGGCAGGGGACGGTCGGGCTGGAGATCCTGGAGCAGGTGCCGGACGTGGCCACGGTGCTCGTCGCGGCCGGCGGCGGCGGCCTGCTCGGCGGTGTCGCGGCGGCGATCCGGGCCCGCCGCCCGGACGTGCGGATCGTCGGGGTGCAGGCCGCCGGGGCCGCGGCCTGGCCGGCCTCGCTCGCGGCGGGGGAGCCGGTCGCGGTGACCGGAATGCGCACGATCGCCGACGGGATCGCCGTCGGACGTCCCGGTGACACGACGTTCTCGCAGGTCAGCTCGCTGATCGACGAGCTGGTGACGGTCGGGGAGGACGCGCTGTCCCGGGCGCTGGTGCACTGCCTGGAGCGGGCCAAGATGGTCGTCGAACCGGCCGGGGTGGCGCCGGTGGCCGCGCTGCTGGAGGAGCCGGCCCGGTGGCCCGGGCCGATCGTCGCGGTGCTCTCCGGCGGCAACGTCGACCCGCTGGTGATGCTGCAGGTGATCCAGCGCGGCCTGGTCGCGGCGTCGCGCTACCTGACGTTGCGCGTGCAGGTGCCCGACCGGCCGGGGTCGCTGGCGTCGCTGCTGGCCCGGGTCGGCGGGCTCGGCGCGAACGTCACCGACGTCGCGCACTCGCGGGTCAGCGGACCGATCCCGGTCGGAGAGGTCGACGTCGAGATCAGTCTGGAGACGCGCGGCGCCGAGCACTGCGACCGGATCGTGGCCGAGCTCGAGGCCGCCGGCGACGTCGTGACCGTCACCGGGGGAGGACGTCCGGGAACCGGAACGGGCCCGGCCGAGAACGGCCGGGCCCGCGACGGGAGATCGTGA
- a CDS encoding DUF885 domain-containing protein produces MARPLLLRDVTLLALRLDRLVPGVLDGPVADTALRRHVADEPGPDPAVLLRQARRLSRELPDAGLPPRRERFVAAQLNALECRLRIVTGERVPFDEEVLASYGVPPRAGDPDVYREAHRRLDDLLPGPGALDVRMADHRDRDRIPPERLDAAVAAMTAEMRLRTGRVIALPQGESVELDVVPDRPWTAFTRHLGGYRSRIAVSGSSRLRRGQLLPLVVHEAYPGHHTQNCRSVAAADDRPELRLRLVHSPQGLLAEGMADAALDVLPGPGWGAVAQRVLDGVGLHVDGALAEEVESALTMLGRVRQDAALMRHRDGAGPDEVAAYLSRWLVVDDGRARRMLSFLDHPQWRSYATTYAEGRPLVAAWLARPGTDPVANLRSLLDEPVTPADLQRDLAHGGGRGCAATVPGSAAGGPTG; encoded by the coding sequence GTGGCCCGTCCGCTGTTGCTCCGTGACGTCACGTTGCTGGCGCTGCGGCTGGACCGGCTCGTCCCGGGGGTCCTCGACGGCCCGGTGGCCGACACGGCCCTGCGCCGCCACGTCGCGGACGAGCCGGGACCGGACCCCGCCGTCCTCCTGCGGCAGGCCCGGCGTCTGTCCCGGGAGCTTCCCGACGCGGGCCTTCCTCCCCGACGCGAGCGCTTCGTCGCCGCCCAGCTGAACGCGCTGGAGTGCCGGCTGCGGATCGTCACCGGGGAGCGGGTCCCGTTCGACGAGGAGGTCCTCGCCAGCTACGGGGTGCCACCCCGGGCCGGGGACCCGGACGTCTACCGGGAGGCCCACCGACGTCTGGACGATCTGCTGCCGGGCCCCGGCGCCCTGGACGTCCGGATGGCCGACCATCGCGACCGCGACCGGATCCCGCCGGAGCGCCTGGACGCGGCCGTGGCGGCGATGACCGCGGAGATGCGCCTGCGGACCGGCCGGGTGATCGCGCTGCCGCAAGGGGAGAGCGTGGAGCTCGACGTCGTCCCGGACCGTCCCTGGACCGCGTTCACCCGCCACCTCGGCGGGTACCGCAGCCGGATCGCGGTGAGCGGGAGCTCGCGCCTGCGCCGCGGGCAGCTGCTCCCGCTGGTCGTGCACGAGGCCTACCCCGGGCACCACACCCAGAACTGCCGCTCCGTCGCCGCCGCCGACGACCGTCCCGAGCTGCGCCTGCGCCTGGTGCACAGCCCGCAGGGGCTGCTCGCCGAGGGGATGGCCGACGCCGCGCTGGACGTGCTGCCGGGGCCGGGCTGGGGCGCGGTCGCGCAGCGGGTGCTCGACGGCGTCGGTCTGCACGTCGACGGGGCGCTCGCCGAGGAGGTCGAGTCGGCGCTGACGATGCTCGGCCGGGTCCGCCAGGACGCCGCGCTGATGCGCCACCGCGACGGGGCCGGACCGGACGAGGTCGCCGCGTACCTGTCCCGATGGCTGGTCGTCGACGACGGCCGGGCGCGGCGGATGCTGTCGTTCCTCGACCACCCGCAGTGGCGGTCCTACGCCACCACGTACGCCGAGGGGCGTCCCCTGGTCGCGGCCTGGCTCGCCCGGCCGGGGACCGACCCGGTCGCGAACCTGCGGAGCCTGCTCGACGAGCCGGTCACCCCCGCCGACCTGCAGCGCGACCTCGCCCACGGCGGGGGCCGGGGCTGTGCAGCAACGGTTCCCGGCAGTGCTGCAGGTGGTCCGACCGGCTAG